CCCTCGGCCTAGTTCCCTGCTCTAAGCCTTCCCCTCCACCCAGCCCTCTGTGTGGTAGGGCAACCACGTTCACCGAGCTGTAACCTTACCTCTTGGTCTCCTGCGTATTTCTCAGGGAGTAAAGTTTCTCCCAACCACGGGATTAACGAACGACTGGGCACAGAGGGatgggagaagaagaaagagaccAAAGATTTTATGCCCCTGAAACAGCAACAGGTGTCAGTCTGTGCCAGACTCCTTGTTTCTCCTGCTCAAGCACATATCGATACCTAATGACTCTGCTctcatcactgctgctgctttccttctcccagtATTaaagtttctttcattttcacagaTATGCAGAGAATTCCAAATACCTGGGATCAAAAACATTTCTTGACATAAAATACTTTAGAGTGATTGCAGCATTTTTGCAGACTAGTTCTTTCAGAAGAGCTGGTCATAGAAACTTCATATGGGATGAGTTCATCACTTGTCATACATATACACCTCCCATGGGAGGGACTACAGGGATTGACAGGGGGTTCCTACAACCGTTCTGGCCGTGTCCTTGCACCCCATCTGTCCTGGTGTATCTGCTGCAGCTAGAAAATCCTAAATCTAAAACAGTCTTCCTGAGGCTTGGGGCAAACTGGTGAAATGCCCTGCACACCTTGATTACTCTGTGAAATAATTGCTCCTGCCACTCTGAACTCATCTTGCTCATAATTGGCCCAGGGAGCTCAGAGTAGTGGAGGAAAACAGAGCGGTTTTTTGTGTCCTCCCTTTGTCTGTGCCCACCTTGTCCTGTCCTCAGAAGTTTTCTGGTGTGCACCAGTGGTCCCTCAGCAATGGTGGGATCCTCTGCAGTTGGAGCTGCTCTCCCATGTCAAACTGGCTCACCAGGAGATGAAGGAGTATCTGAATGACCTGAGTGTCCACGTGTCTTGCTCCAGTCCCacctttctccctctcttgaCCACGCGCCAAGATCCCAGTCCATGCCTCTTATGGGGCTGAAGGGATAGTGCTTTTGTTCATCTGTGTTGCACCCTGTCACCACCTGTGTCCTTATGCTGGAACAAAGTAGGTGCAATGGCATTGGAAGGAGATACATGGTTCTCCTCCCATGGCCAAGGAGTTGGAAACCATCATCATCCCCTTGAGTGCACCAAGGACACAAATCCAACCAACAGACACCTGCAGGACAGGTGCAGCTGAGCTGTAGAGGTGGGATCACTGCAACCTCTGAATCCCAGGTTATGAGCTTGTGAAGGTAAAAAGTCCTTGTGCTGCACTATGCCTGGTCTCTTGTGCCTTCCTCCATACTGGCACAGTGCCATGAGCTGGGCCATGTCACTGGTGAAGGGATAAGCCCAGGTCCATGTTAGCCTGGACAACTTCTGTGTTGGGTCAGGACAGTGTGATGGGACCCACAGGAGACAGTGGGACATGCTCTGGTAGGACATGCTGTCCATGGCTGGCAGGGACAAAGAACCTACAATGGCACACAAGATGACCAGGAGATTCCTCCTTGGGGATTCACATGGGCAGGCAGAGTGGGACCCCTGAGGCTGGTGTCACCATGGCCGttatcccagctcctggcctggCAGTATGCAGAGCCCATGTTTGGGTTGGTGGGTGGATGCTGGGCACTGCTCACACAGGGCACACAGTGTGGGCTCCTTGGTGGCATGGAGGAGGCAGTGGGGCTCATGCTTTAGCTGCTTGGTATATGTTTCTAGAATGTGGAAGTTGACGGAATTACAATGACCTCATCTGCTGGAACAGGCATGGCTGAGATAACACTGCAGAGATACAGGAGAGTCAGCTAAACATGGAAGTAAGCAGGGAGGTGCAAAAGGACACAGAGATAAGGTACCGGGTGTGGATGAGAAGAAGGAGGCAAGAAACTGCTGCCACCCATCACTGGCAGTCATGGCTTGTCCCAGCACAACTTTCTGCCCTCCCCAACAGAACTGGGATGGGAGCACTCCTAAGCAAACCTTGACAGGTTGTCAGGGCCCCAGTGCCCTTTGCCACATGCTTTTTAATCCCAATGGTTTGGACCTGCCAGGATGTGTTCTCACAACATGGAGGAAAAGAGATGAGCTTGTGGGAGTCTTGAGAGCCCCATCTGTCTACTGTCTAACCTGATCCCTATAGGATGCTCAGCACCTAGCATCCAGGCAGGATGGCTGCTCCAGGCAGACTCCTCTGCTCTTcccaccctgctctgtccctcaaTGTCTTTTCTCTGAGCCTTCTGATGCCTGTGGGTTGTGTTCAGTGGGATTTTAAAGGTGCCTGGAATGTCAAAACACTAGTGCAGCCAGACAGAGAGTGCTGCTGCACCCAGACACTGCCACTCTGTGCCACAAATATAAATCttgcagctggcacagggacaagtGCATTTCATCACTGCACGGCTGTCTCGGCTGTTCTGCCCCTCTAGCAGCCtctccagctgttccctcaCTGGGACACCCCCTAGCCTCCTTTTCCAGTCTCAGGAAGGCAGATGGGAGGCAGATGAATGCCCACCACCTTGTCTTTTTCTTGTAGATTGCTAAAGTAGccacaggagcagtgctggtgctAGGGAGGCAGGATGGATGCCAGAGCTCTGGGGAGTTGCTCTGTATTTTACTGGTGATTAAAAGCAGTGGTGCAGGCCAATACTCTCTTCTCTGGATATTCAGAGGCCATTAATTCAACTTGGAAATTGCTCTGCTGTGGAAATCCCACATTCCTTCCCAAGGAAATCAGAGCAACTCTACCATCTAGCTTAGCATCCCATATTCCCATACCCATAGGCACTACTGGGGCAGAACTGGATGCTGGAgcaagagcagggaaaggttctgGGGCTGGGACAATCTGAAGGGGAAGGTTTGTGTGGGTTTTAGGAGTGAAGGACAAAACATCTTAACTGGGAGACAATTGCAATCAACCTGACCTCATCATGTCCCCACCATCTTCTTCTAGGCCCACAAAGATGAtctgagggctggagcccctctgctctgaagACAGTCTGGGAGAAGTGGGGGGCataacctggagaagagaaggctccaacgagaccttagagccccttccagtgcctaaaggggctccaagagagctggagagccAAGGGCCTGGAGTAAcaagacaagggggaatggtttccGACTCCCAGAGGGCAGAGTTATatgagatattgggaagaaattattgGCTGAGAGGGTGTTGAAACCccagcacaggttgcccagagaagctgtggctgccccatcccaggagtgttccaggccaggctggagaggccttggagcaacctgatccaaggtgtccctgcccatggcagggggtggaatgagatgggctttaaggtcccttccaacccaaaccattctatggttgTAGCTCATGAGACATGCACTGAGGACTGAATGAGAAGAACTTGAGCATTCCTTGACATGAGTGTTCAGCTGATGCTCTCCAGAAGCTTTATGAGCCCACAACAGAACGAGGTGGGTCCTGGTTTTTCCATAGCCTGAATTTCAAAAGGATATTTTCCAGTCTGCCAACAAGAAAACTGGAAGGGAAGACAAACAGGATATAACAGACTGATTTTCTGCTCGGTTGTATTTTGGGATGCCCTTGCCTGGTTTAAATGCtcagaaatcaaagaaaatggTACCCAAAATGGAGCAAGCATTTGTTAAAGCTATCCTGTCcaaaacccagggagcacagccCAGACAAGCCTCTTGAGCTCTTTCCTTGTGTCTCCAGCATCCAGCTGAAGAGAGAATCTGAGGAAAGTGTCCCAGGGGAGAACCAGACATCCTGCAGCCCTAAATAAATACAGCCATATGTCTGTGTGTGCCCTGCCTGGTTCTAGCTGCCCTCACTCTGCCTTTGTCTGTGCACAGCAGGAGCCTCCTCCCACTGCAGGGATTTATGGCCTGCACATGACCACCTCTTAAACTAGctttgtgctgtgtttttttgtggGCAGAAAACAGGCCACCATGAGCTGCCAGGCAGCCTGCCAGCCCTCACCTCTCCACTTCTTTCACTTGTCTCTGAATTCAccttcattttctgcctttcagccCTTTCAGAGAAACTGGGCTGGTGGCAATTGCAATTGATCCCCTCTCTGTGGGAGGAATGGCCACTGTTTCGCTCTTGTGCACTGAGCCCATCTTCCTGATGGGTGATGACAGCTCTATTAAGAGATATAAGGGGACACCAGGGGTGGTTCACACCTCACAGGCAACACAAAGTTAGTGAgcctgtccagagaaggacatgACTGTGTGAGCATGGCTGTTGCAGCTGGATTAATCAAACCCACCATTAACCTCTTCCTGGGGCACTCAAGTCCCCTGCCAGCCTGGGCCCCCACCGACACATTGCTCTGATTAAGCTGCAAATGTTCCAGCTCCTTAGTTTGCTCAGCCTCAGATTGATGAGTGCCGGCAGCTCAAATCAATTCCACTTTACCACATACTATTGATTCAGATCCATGCTCTCGCAGCTGGTCCTGCTTCCTTCATTCATTCAGAAAAGGGATTCAGGCATTTTTATCCCAGATGGATGCTGTTTTGCCCTTGCATGATCAAGCTCTTCAGTAGGAGCAAATAAAACACCATGGAGGGCCAGAAATTAAGGGACAGAATTTATCCTAGGGTTGAAGCCCCAAGAGCATCTACCTGGCTGTCAGACTGTGGAAGTGGGTAGCTGGATGAGGCCATGCAATTTGCATGACATAATAGAGCTGTTGCCACCAAGCCAACATCTGTCACAAGGTTTTCCTGTCATGATcccagttctgctgcaggaaagctCCTGTGTCTTGGTTCCCCTGTCCCTACGGGAGCCGAGTAGGGAGAATTCAGCTCTCTGGGACTTGAGCCCACACAAAAtgattttgcaggaaaaaaaaataacatcaaagAGTTTACATAACAGTTGTTTGGAAATTTCTCTCAAACCTTGCATTTATCAGTGAAAGAAGTGTTTCTCACCCTCTGGGTGTCAGTCCTGCAGTATTTTTTCTCTCATCTCTTGTCACCCAGCTCTCTCACTGGCTTGTCTCCAGGATGCTGCACCTGAACCTGTGGAAATTAAATTCTCCAGGGCTCTCCACACCTCCTCAAAGTGTTAATGAAACAACGAACCACACACAGAGCAGTTGTGACTCTTGGGGTCGTGATGTGCAGAGGGCTGTCAGTGCCAAAAGCAGAGGCAGGGAccaggctcagctgggctgAGGTGATGACCAATGGATCTGGCTCCAAGCTGGCAGATGTCTTTCAGAAAGTTGTAATCTCTGCTTTTGGTCAATTAGCATTCCCTCTATTATACTATCAACTGCatagtaatttttttggttggttggttggttggttggttttttacAGAAGGGTTGGGGAGCTGCAGAAGTGCCTGCAGAAATTTGCTCCATTTGGTAAAGACACATGCTTTGTGCATGTCCTACCCAGGCTTTGATGGTCTCCTGGTGCAAATGTGTAGAAACACTTCCCCTGGACACGATTCCTGCTTCTAAAAACTCACAAGTCTCCTTTGTGCTAGTCTTTGTGTTTAATATGcgtctgtggattttttttctgtggatttgTCTGGTCTTGCTCCTAAACCACGTAGCATCTGCAGCAGCCCTTGGCAGGGAGGACTACTGTGTGCTGAGTCTCCTCCTTGTGCTATCGCCATTACTtcagcctctcccagctcccccagctgtgcagatctctgctctgtgatcCCAGCTGTCTCTTTCCTGTGCCAAAGAGCCCTGGTCCTTCACAGTCCCCATGTGCAGAGACCTTGGACCCTGCTGTTGCTCTTCTCTGCAaattttcagctctgctgtatCCTTGGAATAGGGGGACCAGAAATGCTTGTATACTGGGACTGGCTAGGGAATAGTGACACCTCTGATTTCACCTCTCCTCTTTCCTGACCCTTCCTATGAGCTTGACAGGGAGTCTTTGACGTTTTGACTTCTGCTGAGTGCTGAGGGGACAGTTTCACAGATTGTGAGACCTCCCAGTCTCAGAACCCATCACTTTAGACAAGAACCTGGGCTTGGTTTCTCCGTGTGTTTCACTTCCCTAACACTGGCTCGTCTCATTTTATTGTCAACTTGCTCAGCCTCTCAAAATTCTCCTGCAATCCTTAGCATGCATCCACAATTTCCAGAATAATTCAATATTATTGCAGATTTTGCCATTGACCTCATCTTGTCAAAAGATCTGCGTGTGGAAATGCAGGGACCTCTGCTGCATCATCCTCAGGGGCCTGCTGGCTTTTTCCAAGAAAGCCACTAgctatttgaaaagaaattcacTGCAAGAGAGCTGTGTCGACTCTTCCCCAGTATGTCATATTTATCCATCTGTTCCCTAACGATGCCAGTTTCCTCCTCCGTATGCcaatttttgttcatttgcaGAGAACAGATGTGTCATTTATCAGTCTGGGACTCTCTGGCTGCCTCTCAGGAAGCATTTCTGGTGTCACAGTTGCAACCTTCCACTCCTCATGTCCCCTGCTATACCCAGAGACGCTGGAGGTGGTTCGGCTGTCACCCAGCAGACGTGACATCCTCTtggtccctgctgtgctgcacagtgTGGTGTATGTGGGTTGCTCCTGGGGAGGAAAGGAGCAGGCACACAAGCATTCCAAAGTTCCTGCGAATGGCTTTTATGTGAAGCCGTGGAAGAAGTACCTGGAGATTGAAGGAGCTGCAAGCTTCTCTGCAAGCAAGGGTCGATGCTGGCGCCAGGAAAGAGTCGACCTAGCACCTGACTCAAGTGACACGTTGGCAAGTGTCAGATTCAGCCCCCACATTTCCTGGGGGTGAATCAGCCGGGAGTGTGCAGTGTGCGGGGGCAGAGACCTTCTCCTCTGAgtcagcagaagctgctgcctgggggACGCTGGGCTGTGTCCGCACCACCCAAGGTTAAACTGGAGGGGAAGGTCTACCATGAAGTGGCATGATCCCTCCTCAGCTCAGGGAAGGTCCTGTGTGCTGTTCTTGGCCCAGCTGCTAAACAGGACTCTTGTCCCCAGCTGGGAGCGAGCACCAGGAGCACTTAGGGCAGCTGAAGCAGCTCCTCAGGCCCTGGAAGATGGATGAGGGCTGAGGATGCACACAGTTCTCTGCTGGTCTGGCAGAAGCCCTGAAGACATTGCCTGGCTTTTTCTTCCTGGTGTGTGCTCTGACTTGTCTGGATTTACCCAGGCAAGCGGCTACTTTGGTAAGAGGAGGGGTGATGCTGTGAGCACCAGCCCAGAGATCTCAGCAAAGAGCTCCTGGACTCCTCAAAAGAGGACAAGAGGGTGGGACCAGAGATTCCAGTGCAGAGGAccagctctgcatccctgcacACAACTGCAGAAAGCCCTTCTGCCTACCCTATTTCCGTGGTCCCTCAGACTGAAACACAAATCACTTCTGCACAGCCATGGATTGTTCTCTTCCTATCTGAGGACTGTGTGCAAATGACTTCATAGCCATCCTTGCCCCTTTCCTGGGGCCGCCATGGGctgtgggcagtgccagcagcaggcagcccccagggctgcacaTCCTACCTGGGGATGCTTCCCATTGCGGCTGCATGAGAGAGAAGCTAAAACGTGGAGTCTGGCATGCAAGCGGTGTAGCCTCATCCTCTCCCGTCTGCCAGTAACACCCCACGTCCCTTGCCAGTCCCTACATCCACAACACTCCATGACAGCCATCTGTCACGGTGAGCTCCAGTGACTCGCAGGTGGAGTGGGATCACAGCCACCAATGCGGTATCAGGGTCTGTCTCTACAGTGCAGACACCAAACCAAATAAGATATGGACCATGTAAACAGTTGGGATTTGAGCAGCATCAGCTGCCAATAGATTCTGGCTTTGGCAGTGGGAATGTAGAAATCTGCCACTGCTCCTCCAAACCTGAAGTGAACCACTGTGAACAGAGGGATGTCACCAGCCTTCGTCATGACTGCAGAAAAGAATATGAGCAGCCTGCGCTTGTGCCAAGCCATGCAGGTGGTAAGGTCATTTGGTCTCCTTCTGGAGGCCCCTTAAAGGTCCCCAAGCACAAATTAATCTCCTAAGGGGATTCTCATCTCAGCTGTGTTCTCTTCACCTGCTGCCTGTGTTGCTGCCCAGGTGGTTTGGCCAAGGAGAAGCCAATATCCAGGGGAAGCTCAAATCTGAGGGCTCAGGTGAGTCCAGGGATTTTGATGCCCCTCCAAGATCTGCTGAAGCCTGAGGTGAGAAGGTGATGCCTCAGACACAGATTAGAATCACAGATCACAGGGCTACATTGGGCCAatctggaagagaaacaggccCAACAAATGGTGGGGAGGTGCTGGGGTCCTACATGAGAGTGGACCACAGACCTTTGTCAAATCCCAGCATgaccccagcacagctgcctctcCGAGGCAGGGGGGGGGCAATGTAAGGATTGCAATGAGAAGGAAGAACTTCTGCAAATCCTCTAATATGGTATTagtatttaaatttaatattaatattttaaaaaaccaaacaccaccaCGAGCTAGATCCCTCCTCAGTCCCCTCTCTGGAGACACTGAGCATGTGTTTTCCAGGCCTGAAGACTTAACAAGAGCAATCTCCTACAGCTGTTGCTGAACATCCTCCTTGTTTACTGACAGAGGGTGGAAGTGCTTTCAATCTCAAGTGCCATTAGCTCTGCTTCCTTCCAAATGCTGGACAGGCAAATTTATTGAGAATCTCtgtcttttctgcattttaataaGTCTCTTCATCTCCATCTGCTGAGAGCGAGGTCTGCTGCTAGACTGCAAACACTGCCTGGTGATCGCTTTGTTCCTTACAGATGCTTTTTCTCCTGATGCCTTTTGCATCTTGCAATCACTATGCTTTGAAATTTCCAGTGCTGTTTTCTGGGTTTCATGGCTGTCTTCTCCCTATGGAGGAAGCTCCTTGGTGTCCTGTTGGACTTGACAGATCTTGATTGGTTACTCAAGGAGTGTGTTCAAGGATTCAGTAAATCTGGGACTCAGTGGGCTCCCTGAGCACTTGTTGGGAACATACCACGCCAGGTTGGCACAGGAAGCTCAGTTCCTTGGCAGCCCCCCCCTTCACTCTGCCTTCTGCGCAGGGCTGGTAGGAAGGATGTCACCATAAGAAACTTCTCTCCCCAGCTAGGCACCCTGACAGCAACATCCCAGCATCTGTCCCCACACTGTGCAGGACCATGGCTCATGGTGTGAGGACATCCAGAACACAGTGGCATCTCTCCCTGCCCACTGCATGAGTCTGCACAGCTTCACAGCTTGCAGTGGGACCTCTGTGGGGGTCCCACTCTTGGACCACCCTGTCTCTGGCCCTTTTTTCATGGCCTTCAGGGGATCCAGTCTGTGAGCCTGGAAGCAGGTCTGGGTGACAGTGTGTATTTAAAAAGGGATGTGAAAGATTTGGGGGCATAGGTCTGGAGACAGGGTTGCTGGGGCATTGGAGAGCATGGGACCCAGTCTTGGTGGTGGGTGAGCCAAGAAGGTTGCCGGCTGCTGATGGCTGTGTGTCCAGGGGGAGCAGTCAGAATATGTATTAACATGCATTTTGTTGCTACAATGGCCTCGGGCTCTGCTGCTATGCTCCAACacactgctcccagtgccacatTCCCAGTGCCACATTCCCACTGCATCCCAGGGAATGTCTTCCAGCCCGTGTGCTGGGGATCAGCTCTGCACGCTGGCTCCAATGTCTCTGTACATTCAGCTTGAACTCAGCGCTCTTCCCAAGCACttccctgccttgtccctgctcatccCCTCCCGCAGCGTTTCTTGTGGCGGTCTACAGCGGCAGCCTTGCGTTTCAGTGTCTCCCTAGAGCAAACTGATCCGGGGGTCCTGCACGGGGCTGCTCCCACCAAACACCTCCCAGGCAGCGGGTTTCCACCgaggagttggactggatgacccCTGAGGGCTCCTTCCAGCTCAAGACGTTCTGAGATCCCATGAGGAACCGTTCACCGCCCTGTCTCGCCAGCTGCCTCCCCGGGAGCCTTTTCCCTGGTGCCGACGGACGCTCCGGGGTGGCTGGGGGCAGCGCCGGGGCTGGATCGGGCCCGAGGCCCCCAGTAGCGAGCCGACAGCCCGCAGCCGCTCGAGGCTCGGAGGGCCGAGGAGGGCCGGGCGCGGCGGAAAGCGGTAGGAGAGCGGGGCGGGCCCCGGGGGAGGCGGGCCGGGGAGGCCGGGCCGCGGCGCGCCGTGCCGGGGGAAAGCGGGCGCGGGGCTGCGGTGCGGGCGGGGCGGCCTCGCACTCGGCGCTCCGGCAGGTGGCACTGGCCGCCTCCCCCGCGCCCCCCCGAGCCCCGCCGCCGCGCTCAGTCCGCCGGCGCCGATGCTTCTGAGCGGAGCGGCCGGCTCGGAGCGCGGTGGCTgcagcggcggggcgggggctgGCGGGGCCCCGCAGTGTGTGGGCACCATGGCCCGCTGGCTCCGCGAACACCTGGGCTTCCGCAGCGCCCGGCCCGCGCCGCCCGCGCCGCCCAAGCCCGACTACCGTGCTGGGCCGCCGCCTCAGCCGCCCCTGCCGCCCGGGGGCGCGGCCGAGCCGCTGGCCGCCGCCCAGCCCGACATCGTGGCGGCCTACCGGCTGCAGAAGGAGCGCGACTTCGAGGACCCCTATAGTggcccgccgcccgccgccgcccccgaTGGACCCCGCTACGTCTCGCCCAAACACCGGCTCATCAAGGTGGAGGCGGTGGAAAAGGTACCCGCCAGCCCCCCGCCGCCGGTGCCGGCCCCCCCCAGCTCGCCCCCGGATGGCCCCGAACTGCCCGACGAGCCACCGCAGGAGGTGAGTGACCGGACGCGGGGCCCCGGTGCTCTCCGCGGTATCCCGCCACTTGCGATGCCCCGAGTGACCGCGCCGGATTCTCTGCCCCTGCCGTGAGGAGCAGGACCAGGACCCTAGGAGCAGGTGGAGCCTGAGCGCCTCGGAGATGCCCTCGGTGGTCCGGCCAGACTGTTGGCATCCACAGTATAAGGAGCAGGGTTAGGATCCTCGAGCACCGAGGGGGAGACGCGGCCAGGCTCCACGGGGCTGCCGTGTCGCGTCCTCCGGTGCCCCGGTAGCACTGACATGCTGGGCACACGTCAGCAGGAACGGGGGTGGCCCCGGCTTCTCCTCCGGCTCCCGCGGGAGGCAGGTATGATCCCCAGCGGGAATCGCGCTCGCAGAGGAGCACAGGACCGACTGTGGTGCCCTCCGACTCTGGGGCCGGTGACCCTGGGCCTTCCATCGCTCCGTGTCTGGCGGATCTTCTTCTGCCCCCTTGCCCGAGCTGCCTGTTCCAGCGGCAGCGGCCGTACCCCCAGAGATGCCGCGATGCTTTGTCAGGGAGCCTCAGCGCGTCTTTGTCTGcgcccccccaacccccccccggCTTCTCCAGG
This window of the Cinclus cinclus chromosome 13, bCinCin1.1, whole genome shotgun sequence genome carries:
- the LOC134049111 gene encoding SH2 domain-containing adapter protein B-like, with the translated sequence MLLSGAAGSERGGCSGGAGAGGAPQCVGTMARWLREHLGFRSARPAPPAPPKPDYRAGPPPQPPLPPGGAAEPLAAAQPDIVAAYRLQKERDFEDPYSGPPPAAAPDGPRYVSPKHRLIKVEAVEKVPASPPPPVPAPPSSPPDGPELPDEPPQELAVLEDYADPFDATQVAGSQAGLEKVMENDGYMEPYEAQKMMAEIRQKGLRDAPARPLHLYDTPYEPVLDVDGDCPACPRPRESRLPEDDERPPEEYDQPWEWKKERISKAFAGAARASCT